In Gimesia panareensis, the genomic window GCAACCTCATCGGCCTGTTTGATCTGCCAGAGCGAAATATTGCCGAACTTCTCGTTGCACTTGGGGCATTTTGCCTTGGCAATCCCTTTGCCGGTTTTGCCACCGATCCGCTCTTTTTTGCGTGAATCTTCACTGACGGTTAACTGGCAGCCCTGACATTGACGGCCCACCAGGGTCAGTTCGATTTCCGGGTCTGCTTCGTAGAATTCCAGATTCTCATTCTCCAGAACGTCGAACTTTTCCTCGCTGTAGTGACAGGTGACCTGCCGCACTTCATCAGTCATCGGAATTCCTGAGTCCTGCCCCAGATCGCTGACTCCATGCAATTCCTGCAGGGCTTCTGCAAACTTCCGGTATTCTGTCAGACTGAAAGTCAGATATTGATTTTCCTTGATTTCTTCCTGCTTGGGCAGTGCGATGGCAATCCGCCCTTTTCCAAACACCGGTACGCCGGCAAAAACGGACTCATGGTCGTACATCGTTGGAAAAACAACCCGCAGTTTCTGAATCTGCTCGGCTGAAATCGTCTGCACGCTGGCTGCAGGAATTTCGGCATCCTCTTTTTCTTCACGAAGATGCTGAGCAATCTCTATTCTCGCCTTATCCTGTTTATCCTTGGAGCCTCCCCCCAGCAGGCCTGCCTTGACCAGTCCGAGTAACAGCATTTTTTCAGGGGAAATCGCGACATCGACTGTCGTGAATGCTTTTTCCAGACTGTTGGGCTTCAGTTTGAGCTTGGTCGGATCAACGGCATGCAATTTGATATTCTGGAACCAGTGAGAATAGGTACCTGGATCGAACGTTTCTGTTCCTTCTGCAGCCTGATTCTCATCGGTAGCAGCACCGGCTGACTCCGCTTCTGCCTGTTGGGGAGCCTCCGTGGGAACCAGGTACATCACATTACAGGCTGGACATTTGCCAGCTGCCCCTCGATATTCTTCCCGTACGCGAATACGGTGACCGTTGGGACAATAGACGACTATGCCCCCCTCAATTTTACTTCCCCGACGGCGACGGCGTCCCCCCTTCCGACGACGTTTTTCTTCTTTTTCCTCTTCCATTGCGACATTGAGAAGTACGTCTCCTCCCGTCGCAACCGAATGGTCCTCAGCAGGCTCTGCAGAAACATCCTTCTTTTTGTCCTCTGCCGCTGCAGCATCTTCTTCCTTTGATGCTGCTTGATCTTCCTCAGCATGCTGTTTTGATGCTGCTTGATCTTCCTCAGCGTGCTGTTTGGCTTCTTCTGCTGATTCTTCCCGTGCCAGCGGAATCGTCGACTGATCTTCCTGGCTGACCTCTACACCACCGGCTAACTGGAAATCATCATCGCTCGCTTCATATTCCGTAACAGACACACTCTGGTCCAGTTCGAAATCATCATCGTCACGATCCGCATAGGCAGTCATCGTAGCTGTGGATCCCCGCGATTCCTCTTCAGCAGACTCATCAGAATCTTCTGGCAGTGGACTGAAGATCATGGGCGCCGGATTTTCCTGCATCTTGCGATAGGCTTCCGCTATGTCTTCGCGCATAAAGGAACCACAGTTCCAGCAGCGGACCAGTCCGACCCGAACCATTTCATTACAGAGCGGACACGGTGTTTCGTTAGGATTAGTATTCTGTTCATCCGGAGTTATGTCATTTGACATAATAAATCCCTGTACCTGGATAAAAACGAAGATGATGACTGGGAGATAAACAAATCATAATTACTTCTGGATGGAGTATTAAACCTGAAAGAATACAGAAGAAGAAATTCAGAAGTTCGTTGAATTATGATCAGAAACAGTGAATATATGAAATTATCTGAGAACCACACAAACTGTGGTGCAACGCCAGATTAACATAGCACCCGGGTAAATGCAGTATCGATTTTTGCTTTTATCAATTTTAACGCTTTACGGAAACCAGTCTGAGATTTTTCTCGCAAATGCGACCATTTTCAAGACAGCTCACATCTTCAATCTAGTTCATACCGTTTGCAAATCAAGCTACTGATCCACATTATGGAAAACGCCTGTTCTTAACCTCAATGATTATAATGGATATGGTTAAAAATGTTCAAGAGTATACAAATCCCCCGCAAAGAGTACGCGGGGACTGAAATCCCTGAAAACTCGAAACCTGTTACGTAAGAGAGGACTGGGGAACTACCACCTGTTATAGTATCTGCATTACTGCCCTTCTGGAGAGTGAATTCAATGCCCAACGCAGAACAGTACCTGAAACCGGAAGTCATTCAGACCGTGGCCCGGCTGGATCTGCGTGCTAAATTCATTGTGGAAGGATTTCTCAGTGGCCTGCATGCCAGCCCCTATCATGGTTTCAGCGTCGAATTCAGCGAACACAGGCGCTATACGCAAGGTGACGACCCACGTGACATCGACTGGCAGGTCTACGCCAAAACAGACCGGTATTACATCAAAAAGTACCAGGCGGAAACCAATCTGACCGGCTATCTTGTCCTGGATCTCTCTGAAAGCATGGCCTATACCTATCGGCAGCAACTCTCCAAATTTGACTATGGGATCTGCCTGGCTGCTTCTCTGGCCTACATGATGATTCACCAGCAGGATCCGGTTGGTCTGATCACCTTTGGTGATCGCATCCGGAATTTCCTTCCTCCCCGCAGCAGACGGGGGCAACTGGGGAACATTCTGGCGATGTTGGCTAATTCACAACCCACTGGTACCACTGAAGTTTCACAAAATCTACAACAGATCGCTTCGATGGTCAAACATCGAAGTCTACTGATGATTTTTTCTGATCTCTTAACCGATCAGAAAAGCGTGCTCGACAGCCTGCTACGGCTCCGCTATGCCGGACACGATATCATCCTGTTTCATATTCTGGATGAAGCGGAAGTCTATTTCCCCTTTGAGGGGATGGTCGATCTGAAGGAACCGGAACTGGGCGATTCAATGGTTCTCGATGCGGAAGGCATGAAAGCCGACTACCTGGAAGCCGTACAGGAGATGCGGGAAAGTTACAGCGAGAAACTCTTCGCCATGGGAGTGGATTACGTTCCCCTCGATACCAGCATGCCATTTGATAAAGCTCTGATTGAATATCTGTCCCAACGCAAGGCCCGTTTTTAACTATCCTTATGAACACAACCAGGGGTTATCCATGCATGAAGGTACCGTGAGTGAGGTTAAGTTGTAAGGATTCAAAGCTAAATACTGGTTACGACTGGTCTGTTCTTGAAATCTTAACTGAGTATGCCAGTCTAATAGCTTGCAAGTGCTGGCTTCCAAATTTAGAGTGTTATTCACTTTGGATCATTGTGTTTGAAAGGAATCCTGAGTTGCAGGCCCCAGGAATGGATGTGGGCCGCTCAGTGATCTGCTACCAGTGCTGTTTTTTTGATTTCTTCTTTAGAAATTGAATTTTTTACAAACAGTGCATCATCACGAATCGTAGTAAGCTCGCAGATTTTCTAGCG contains:
- a CDS encoding DUF58 domain-containing protein, with translation MPNAEQYLKPEVIQTVARLDLRAKFIVEGFLSGLHASPYHGFSVEFSEHRRYTQGDDPRDIDWQVYAKTDRYYIKKYQAETNLTGYLVLDLSESMAYTYRQQLSKFDYGICLAASLAYMMIHQQDPVGLITFGDRIRNFLPPRSRRGQLGNILAMLANSQPTGTTEVSQNLQQIASMVKHRSLLMIFSDLLTDQKSVLDSLLRLRYAGHDIILFHILDEAEVYFPFEGMVDLKEPELGDSMVLDAEGMKADYLEAVQEMRESYSEKLFAMGVDYVPLDTSMPFDKALIEYLSQRKARF